From Coriobacteriia bacterium:
GCCGCGACTACGCCGTCGTGCAGGGATGCGTGCTCGTATTCGTCATCATCACGCTCGTCGTGAACCTGCTGACGGACATCCTGTACTCCGTGCTCGACCACCGCATCAAGCTGGGAGGTGATGAGGCATGAGCTCGCAGCAGACTCCCGCTATCACGGCCGAGGCTCCCAAGCCCGCCAAGGCATCCAAGACCGGCAAGCGCAAGGTCGCTCTCTGGCGCCGCAGCCCCAGCCTGATCGTCGGCGCCGCCATCGTCCTGCTCGCCTGCGTCGTGGCCGCGTTCCCGCAGCTGTTCACCTCTCAGAACCCGCTGCAGATCAACCCGGCCGCCATGCTGCAGCCCCCGAGCGCCGAGCATCTGTTCGGCACGGACAACTTCGGCTACGACGTGTTCACGCGCGTCATCTACGCCACGCGCCTCGACCTGCTCATCGGCGTGGGCTCCGTGGCGCTGCCGTTCGTTCTCGGCTCGCTGCTCGGCCTGCTTGCCGGCTACTACGGCGGCAAGTTCGACACGTTCATCATGCGCGTGCTCGACATCTTCATGGCGTTCCCGTTCATGGTTCTGGCCATCGCCATCGTCGCCATCCTGGGCAACGGCGTGTCCAACCTGCTCATCGCCATGTGGATCGTCAGCTGGCCGCCCTACACGCGTCTTGTGCGCTCCGAGGTGCTCGTCGCCAAGAACTCCGAGTACGTGCAGGCCGCCAAGACGCTGGGCTACTCCGACGCGACGATCATCTTCCGTCACATCCTGCCCAACGTCATCTCGAGCTCCGTCGTGTACGGCGCCTCCGACATCGTCATGTGCATCATGACGGCCGCGTCGCTGAGCTTCCTGGGCATGGGCGTGCCCGCGCCGACGCCCGAGTGGGGTGCCATCATCAGCGCAGGCAAGGGCTTCATCTCGACGGCCTGGTGGATCACCGCGCTGCCCGGCCTCGTCATGGTCGTCGTGGGACTGGGCTTCTCTCTGCTCGGCGACGGCCTCAACGACCTGCTGCGAACGAAAGACTAGGAGGTGGCGACGATGACCAACGAACCC
This genomic window contains:
- a CDS encoding ABC transporter permease produces the protein MSSQQTPAITAEAPKPAKASKTGKRKVALWRRSPSLIVGAAIVLLACVVAAFPQLFTSQNPLQINPAAMLQPPSAEHLFGTDNFGYDVFTRVIYATRLDLLIGVGSVALPFVLGSLLGLLAGYYGGKFDTFIMRVLDIFMAFPFMVLAIAIVAILGNGVSNLLIAMWIVSWPPYTRLVRSEVLVAKNSEYVQAAKTLGYSDATIIFRHILPNVISSSVVYGASDIVMCIMTAASLSFLGMGVPAPTPEWGAIISAGKGFISTAWWITALPGLVMVVVGLGFSLLGDGLNDLLRTKD